The genomic window ATGTTTTGCGTCAACTGACGACGCAGCGGACCTTCCACGGTGTAGTCACGTTCCAACAAAGCCGCCAAACGACTGACTTCATCCTCACCCAAATCACGGGCGGGACGCTTTGGATCGATACCAAGCTTTTCGCAGGCTTCGCGAGCCGTATGCAGGCCAACGCCATACAAATAGGTCAACGAATACTGGATTTGTTTGTCGTTGGGGATGTCGACGCCCATCAAACGGGGCATATCGCAGGCTCCAAAAGTGTTCCTTCTTATCGACCGTGGGTAGAACGGTGGCACTCGCCACCGCATGGTCGCCTGATCAAGAGGGGAGAATATAGTGCTCGGCCCCCAATTTGCTCAATGGGACCAGCGGAAAAAAATCCAAAAAAAATTTT from Roseimaritima ulvae includes these protein-coding regions:
- the rpsM gene encoding 30S ribosomal protein S13, giving the protein MGVDIPNDKQIQYSLTYLYGVGLHTAREACEKLGIDPKRPARDLGEDEVSRLAALLERDYTVEGPLRRQLTQNISRLREVKCYRGVRHRLGLPVRGQRTKTNARTRKGPRKTVAGKKGVKDLR